A DNA window from Agarivorans sp. TSD2052 contains the following coding sequences:
- a CDS encoding LacI family DNA-binding transcriptional regulator gives MATIKDVAAAAGVSVATVSRVVNNGPKVSAKNRDLVKKVMLELGYRPNANARALVTQTNPTLGLVFSELTDPFFATLAGGVEKVTRNNNIQLLISNGLVSAETEKRAIETLLEQRCQALVVHSKALSNQALIDYAEAVPAMVLINRYIPEIAHRCVWLDNQAGGEAAARHLLSLGHSNIACITSNYDIEDPRLRLQGVKNALSEHGAPLAEHAIASSEPNEIGGEIAAQNLLARGLDFTALIVYNDSMASGAITVLCDNGYRVPEDISVIGFDDVLLSRYLRPKLTTMRYPIEMMAMKAAEMSLALASGGSVAPLHKYVPTLVKRDSVVAQTKTVSV, from the coding sequence ATGGCCACAATTAAAGACGTAGCTGCCGCCGCTGGCGTGTCTGTTGCCACGGTATCACGAGTGGTAAATAATGGCCCAAAAGTAAGTGCTAAAAACCGCGACTTAGTAAAAAAAGTAATGTTAGAACTCGGTTACCGGCCTAACGCTAATGCGCGCGCTTTGGTGACTCAAACCAATCCTACTTTAGGTTTAGTATTTAGTGAACTCACCGACCCATTTTTTGCCACCCTAGCAGGCGGAGTAGAAAAGGTTACCCGCAACAACAATATCCAATTGCTCATTAGTAACGGTTTAGTGAGTGCCGAAACAGAAAAACGAGCTATCGAAACCTTATTAGAACAGCGTTGCCAAGCCTTGGTGGTACACTCTAAAGCCTTGAGTAATCAGGCGTTAATTGACTATGCCGAAGCAGTGCCCGCAATGGTATTGATCAACCGCTATATTCCCGAAATTGCCCATCGCTGTGTATGGTTAGACAACCAGGCTGGCGGTGAAGCAGCAGCGCGTCATTTATTATCCTTGGGCCATAGCAACATCGCATGTATAACCAGTAACTACGATATTGAAGACCCCCGCTTACGCTTGCAAGGGGTTAAAAATGCCCTCAGTGAGCATGGCGCGCCCTTGGCAGAGCACGCTATCGCTTCGTCTGAACCCAATGAAATTGGCGGTGAGATAGCAGCCCAAAACCTCCTAGCTAGAGGCTTAGATTTTACCGCACTGATCGTTTATAACGATTCCATGGCATCTGGGGCAATCACTGTGTTATGTGATAATGGTTACCGAGTTCCAGAAGATATTTCAGTCATCGGCTTTGACGACGTATTGTTATCACGCTACTTGCGCCCCAAGTTAACAACAATGCGTTATCCAATAGAGATGATGGCCATGAAAGCGGCTGAAATGTCCTTGGCTTTAGCCAGCGGAGGCAGCGTCGCCCCGCTACACAAATATGTGCCCACCCTAGTTAAACGTGATTCGGTGGTGGCGCAGACCAAAACCGTTAGCGTTTAA
- a CDS encoding NAD(P)/FAD-dependent oxidoreductase, which yields MQQHTDSYYAATANNSRQFPQLQADLRCDICIVGGGFSGLSSALHLAEKGFHVVVLESVKVGFGATGRNGGQIVNSYSRDVDVIEQRYDKDTAQALNEMIFEGGEIIRSRIADYNIDCDYQQGGVFAAFNAKQLAGLAEQKANWERFGNHQLELLDKAQLEKVVGTSAYHGGLLDMKGGHIHSLNLALGEAEAILALGGEIYEQSAVIDYQSGEPAKVTTEHGSVTANYLLFAGNAYLGELEPKLSDKAIRCGTQVVATEPLSDQLCQQLLPQNYCVEDCNYLLDYYRITADKRLLFGGGVVYGAKPLASIERQIRPKFEALFPQLKQVSIDYAWTGNFLLTYSRMPQFGRLDSNIYYLQGYSGHGLTCTHLAGKLLAEVISEQSQRFDVFASLNHYRFPGGRHLQVPFTALGAVYYNLRDKLGI from the coding sequence ATGCAACAACACACCGATTCTTATTATGCGGCAACGGCAAATAACAGCCGTCAATTTCCGCAACTACAGGCAGATCTACGCTGTGATATATGTATTGTTGGTGGTGGTTTTAGCGGACTATCTTCAGCCTTACATTTAGCTGAGAAAGGCTTTCATGTGGTGGTGCTTGAAAGTGTCAAAGTTGGCTTTGGTGCGACTGGACGTAATGGTGGGCAAATCGTAAATAGCTACAGCCGCGACGTGGATGTCATCGAGCAGCGTTATGACAAAGATACTGCGCAAGCGTTAAATGAAATGATTTTTGAAGGCGGCGAAATCATTCGCTCACGAATTGCCGACTACAACATTGATTGTGACTACCAACAAGGCGGAGTGTTCGCTGCGTTCAATGCTAAGCAATTAGCCGGTTTAGCCGAGCAAAAAGCTAACTGGGAACGCTTTGGCAATCATCAGCTGGAATTGTTAGATAAAGCTCAGCTAGAAAAAGTAGTAGGCACCAGCGCTTATCATGGCGGTTTATTAGATATGAAAGGCGGCCATATTCACTCGCTTAATTTAGCCTTAGGTGAAGCTGAGGCCATATTGGCATTAGGCGGTGAAATCTACGAACAATCGGCGGTGATTGATTATCAAAGTGGCGAGCCTGCTAAAGTCACCACTGAACATGGCAGTGTTACCGCTAACTATTTACTGTTTGCTGGAAATGCCTATTTGGGTGAGTTAGAACCTAAGCTGAGTGACAAGGCGATACGCTGTGGCACTCAAGTGGTAGCGACAGAGCCTTTGAGTGATCAGCTATGCCAACAGCTATTGCCGCAAAATTATTGTGTGGAAGACTGTAACTATTTGCTCGACTACTACCGTATAACGGCTGATAAGCGACTGCTTTTTGGTGGTGGCGTAGTCTATGGGGCGAAGCCATTAGCCTCTATTGAGCGACAAATTCGCCCCAAATTTGAAGCCTTGTTTCCTCAGCTAAAGCAAGTCAGCATTGATTACGCTTGGACCGGTAATTTTTTATTGACCTATTCGCGCATGCCGCAGTTTGGTCGCTTAGACAGCAACATATATTACTTACAAGGTTACAGTGGGCATGGTCTTACTTGCACCCATTTAGCGGGTAAATTATTGGCTGAAGTCATCAGCGAGCAATCTCAACGTTTTGATGTATTTGCCTCGTTAAACCACTATCGCTTTCCAGGAGGGCGTCATTTGCAAGTGCCGTTCACCGCATTAGGGGCGGTGTATTACAATTTGCGAGATAAGTTGGGGATTTAG